From Haemophilus parainfluenzae:
TACCACAAGGGGAAATTTTGACGAGATTTTAAGAGCCAAAAGGTATAACTATTTAGAAGTAGATCGGTGTGTTTATTGATTTAAAACAAATTAAGCTTTTCTAGTCTATTCATCGGATAATCAAATAATTAAAAGATTTACTGATCTAAATCAAATTTTCTGCTACCATTTAACTACTTTTTGATGTTGTTTTATCAAAAACATTACCTTAACTTCATTTAAAAAAGGAACATATTATGTCTTATACTCTACCTGAATTAGGTTACGCTTATGATGCGTTAGAACCACATTTTGATGCACAAACAATGGAAATTCACCACACTAAGCACCACCAAGCCTATGTAAACAATGCAAACGCGGTGTTAGAAACTTTACCTGCTGAATTTTCTGAAATGTGCTCAGGTCAATTAATCAGCCAATTAGACAAAATCCCAGCTGAAAAACGTACTGCATTACGTAACAACGCAGGCGGTCACTCAAACCACAGCTTATTCTGGAAATCATTGAAAAAAGGCACCACTTTACAAGGTGATTTAAAAGCAGCTATCGAACGTGATTTCGGTTCTGTAGAAAACTTCAAAGCTGAATTTGAAAAAGCGGCGGCGACTCGTTTCGGTTCTGGTTGGGCATGGTTAGTGATCAACCAAGGTAAATTATCTGTTGTTTCTACCGCAAACCAAGATTCTCCGTTAATGGGTAAAGAAATCGCAGGTTGTGAAGGCTTCCCACTTTTAGGTTTAGATGTTTGGGAACACGCTTACTACTTGAAATTCCAAAATCGTCGTCCAGACTATATCAAAGAATTCTGGAACGTCGTAAACTGGGATTTTGTTGCAGAGCGTTTTGCTAAAAAATTAGCAGATTGCGAATGTGCAGCTAAATAATCGCTTCTCAAAATATAAAAAAATCGCCTATTTTTAGGCGATTTTTTTATTGGTTAAATCCAACGTCTGACTTTTTTCTTGTAAGCCAAATAAGACTCACCAAACTTCTTCTCTAGCCAGTATTCTTCAGATTTTATTTGCCATTGTGTGATGAGATAAATAAACAGAAAAACACCGAGAAAACTGACCGCACTTTGTAAATAAAGCGCCCATGCCACTAACAAGCCTGCTAAACTTAAATACATTGGGTTACGGCTAAAACGATAAATACCATTTACCACAAATACATTACTTTTTTCTAAGTGAATTGGATTGATATTCGCTTTACTCTTATAGAATTGCCAAAGGCTGAAAAAAGCGATGGCAGAAGAAACCGATATAATCAGATAAACTGTTAATACATTGATTTCGAGTGGATAAGGATTAGGCAAATATGCCATAATAAGTGCACAGCCAATAAAAATGATGGGTGGCGGCACAATAGGTTTCTGAATCATCAGCTCAAAAATCCAATAAAAAAGCCCGAGCAATTCGGGCTAATTAAAATATTACAGATTATTTAATTTCATCTGCGCCATTTGTTTTTCTAACGGGTTACCGCTTTTTTGTGCATTCTCAAAGCTTGCTTTAGCACCATTCACATCGCCTTTTGCGACTTGAATATCGCCCGCTAAAAGATCTTTACGCGCGCTAAAGCCTTGGCTTTTCACTTGATTTAGACTTGCTAATGCTGCATCAAATTGACCTTGTTGGAATTGTACGGCAGACAAACGAAGCGCTGCAAGAGACGTTAAGATATCATCTTGTGATTGAGCAATCGCTTGTTTTAAGCTATTTTCAGCAGAGGCGTAATCTTGTTTTGCAACGAAACCTTTTGCTTCATCGAGTAAGCTAAATACCGCATAGCTGGTTTTATCATGCGCTTTCACAAATTCAGCCACTTTAGCTTGTTGTGCCGCGGCATCTTTGTTTGCAGTATAAACTAGAGCATCATATTCAGCAGACGCTTGCATGATTTGATTGGCTTGATAAGACTGCCAATAACGCCAGCCCAACATCCCGCCTACACCAAGAATAAAAGCAGCAATAATGGTTTTGCCATTGTCTTTCCACCATTCTTTTAACTGGTTCAGTTCTTGTTCTTCTTCAATGGTATATGCCATTTTCCTATCCTTCTAAAATTAAAATTGGGCTTTCACGTGTTCAATTAAATTGTCCACATCAACGGTTTGCTGATCTGCTGCACCAAGTAAGTGTTTTACCACAACTTGATTATTTTGCACTTCACTTTCGCCAAGTACAAGGGCTAGAGTCGCACCAGACTTATCTGCGCGTTTAAATTGTTTTTTAAAGTTACCACCGCTGCAATGCAACATTGTACTTAAGTGCGGTAATTCTGAGCGAAGTTTTTCCGCTAGTTGGAATGCGGCTAATGTTGTACCTTCACCTTGATAAACAACGTAAATATCTACCGCACTTTTTACCGGAATCGATTTATTCACTTCTTGAACGAGCAGCACTAAACGCTCTAAGCCCATTGCGAAACCAACACCACTTGTTGCGTGGCCACCAAGTTGTTCAACTAAGCCGTCATAGCGTCCACCACCACATACCGTGCCTTGCGCACCTAATGCTGAAGTCACCCATTCAAATACGGTTTTGTTATAATAGTCTAAACCACGAACCAATTTGGGATTAATTTCATATTGAATACCAACCGCATCTAATAGACCACATAACTGCGCAAAATGCTCGCGACTTTCATCGTCTAAATAATCCAATAATTTTGGTGCACCGTCCAATACATCTTGTAATGCTTGATTTTTAGTATCCAAAATACGTAAGGGATTTTTTACAAGACGTTCTTTCTCTTCTTCGCTCATTAAATCTTGGTGATTTTCTAAGAAGGCTACTAATGCAGAACGATAGTTTGCACGTGCTTCTAATGAACCAATAGAATTTAATTGAAGAGAAACATGTTGATCAATACCTAAGGCTTTCCATAAACGTGCTGTTAAAATAATTAACTCAGCATCAATTTCAGGGGTTGCGATACCAAATACTTCGACACCAGCTTGGTGGAATTGACGGTAACGACCTTTTTGTGGACGTTCATGACGGAACATTGGTCCCATATACCATAAACGTTGTTCATTGTTGTAAATCCAACCGTGTTCAATCGCAGCACGCACGCATCCTGCCGTACCTTCCGGACGAAGCGTTAATTGTTCATCATTATCCCAGAACGTGTACATCTCTTTTGAGACGACATCTGTGACTTCACCGATTGCACGAGCAAATAATGGCGTACTTTCCACGATTGGCATACGCACTTCTGAATAGCCGTAGCTACTTAAAATTTGGCGAACCTGCCCCTCAATCCATTGCCAAAGTGGAGATTCAGTTGGGGAACAGTCGTTCATCCCACGAATTGCTTGAATATTTTTTGCCACGAGTCTTCCTTAAATAATTCGATTTTTTGGATCTTGTTGTGCAACTTTGGCACGAATTTTTGCTTCTAATTGGTCAATAATCGCGTCGTTATCGAAACGTTCTTTTTGACGCTCGCCATCTAAATAATAGCCACTTTTCTTATTACCACCGGTAACACCTAGGTCAGACACTAATGCTTCACCTGGACCATTTACCACACAACCAATAATAGACACATCCATTGGGGTAATAATATCTTCTAAACGTTGCTCCAGTGCATTCACCGTGCCGATCACATCAAACTCTTGGCGAGAGCAAGTTGGACAAGCAATAAAGTTAATCCCGCGAGAACGAATACGTAACGATTTCAAAATATCAAAACCAACTTTGATTTCTTCTACAGGATCGGCAGCTAAAGAGACACGTAAGGTATCACCAATGCCTTCTGCTAACAACATTCCTAATCCAATGGCTGATTTCACTGAACCCGCACGTGCACCACCCGCTTCTGTAATACCTAAATGTAATGGCTGTTTAATGGCTTTGGCGAGTAAACGGTAAGATTCCACCGCGAGAAAGACATCGGATGCTTTTACGCTCACCTTAAATTGATCAAAGTTTAAACGATCTAAAATCTCAACATGGCGTAAGGCTGATTCTAATAAGGCTTCTGGTGTTGGTTCACCAAATTTCTCTTGGATATCTTTTTCTAATGAGCCTGCATTGACACCGATACGGATCGGGATATTTTTATCACGCGCACAATCCACCACAGCACGAATACGATCTTCACGACCGATATTGCCTGGATTAATACGTAAGCAATCCACCCCATATTCAGCGACTTTTAACGCAATGCGATAGTCGAAATGAATATCTGCCACTAATGGCACATTCACTTGTTGTTTAATGATTTTAAAGGCTTCGGCGGCATCCATAGTTGGCACAGAAACGCGCACAATATCTGCACCGACACGTTCCAAAGATTTAATCTGCGCAACGGTTGCTTCAACATCAGTTGTGCGAGTATTTGTCATGGATTGTACGGCAATCGGTGCATCTCCACCGATTGGTACATTGCCCACATAAATTTTTGTCGATTCACGACGTTTGATCGTAGGTTTTACTGCTGACATTTTTTCGTAAATTATTCGTTAAGGTTTTGGTAATTTAAATTTAGCCACTCGGCCATCAACTGTAAGCGGATACGCTTCGCCTTTATAAGTAATGCGCACGTTACCTGGCGCCCCAATAATTAACGCATATTTATCACCATTAAAGGTTAAGTTCTCACCTTGTTTATATTCTTTTTGCGCTAATACTTTACGGTTTTGGTCTTTCACACTAATCCAACTTGAATTTTTCGTGATCTCAATAACGAGATCGCCTTTCGCTGTAGTTTGAGCTTCAGAAATAGCAGGATTTTCAACCGCACTTTGTATATCTGGTATAGTTTTCTCTGTTGTTGGTTCTGTATTAGGTAACGTTTGTTCCACAACCGCTGCTTGAGCTTGTTCAACAGTAGGCGCTGAAGTTGCTGCGGTTGAAACATCTGCGTTTACTGTTTTAGCTTGATTTTCTTGAGTCGTTGAAACAACTGGTTCAACAACGGCATTATTTGTTGCTTCCGTTACAGACGCAGTTTTATTGGTTGACACAGTAGGATGGCTATTTACCACGACAGGAATTTCATTCAAATGAGTTACCGGCACTTCTGCTGTTTTTTCTTTTTCAACGTAAGTTTGCACTAAATTATCACGCTCTTCATTTGATTTTTGATAATTTTGCCACCACCATAATGCGGTCATTCCAACCACAATAAGTAAAACAAGCGAAGTTAATAACCCAACCCAGCGACCATGAGGAGCATATTGATTAACTGAACGCATTGTCCGCATATTTTTATCTAAATCATTTTTAGGTACTTCACCAAAATCTAAATTTGCCCATTCGCTTTCAGGAATACGCAAAAATTTAGTATAGCTACGAAGATAACCCTTTAGAAAAGTAGCAGGTACATTTTTTTGTACAAACTCATTATTCTCTAACTTTTCTAAAATATTTGGACGTAAAGACGTTGCTTTTGCTACATCTTCTAAAGATAAGTTTAAGGATTCTCGCGTCTTGCGAAGTTTATCACCAAAGGATATTTCGATTGGTTCGACAATTGTATTCATAAGCACCCAAACAAAAATGGAAAACTAAATGCTAAATTCTAAAGTCGAAAGGGGCTTTTGGCAATGATTATTTGAGTGAACGGAGCTTTTCCGCTCTAGAAGGATCAACTTGGCGTAATTTCTCCAATGCCTGTTGATAAGCATCGGTTTGTTTTCCGGCAAAAGCACAAAGTGCCATGTTTTCGTAGGTATCTGCTTGATGATAATAATTTGGTGCAGCGAGTGCCGCATTAAATTGTGAATAAGCTTGTTCAAACTCACCTTGCCCACATAGAAATGCACCAAAGTTGTTATACACATCGCCTTGCTTATCATCTAACTTAATCGCCAGTAAATAAGCTTGCTTCGCTTTTTCCGTATCGCCTTGTAATTGATAAAAATGCGCAAGTGCCGAGTGCACAAGATAATAGCGTTCATCATGTTCAAAGGCTTTATCTAAGTTAAGTTTTGCTTGAACAAAATCCTCTTGTTGCAGATAGCCTAATGCCAATTCAACGCGCGCTTTTGCTGCTTGTTGTTTATTAAAATCAACAGAAGACTGAGAGACGCAAGCAGAAAAAACAAAAGGAAAAATGACCGCACTTAGAATGTTAATTGGGATTAATTTCATCTTATCACTCCTCTATCTTATCACTCTTAGCTAGACCATTTTCCCTTTACAAGTATTGCTATATTTAGCTTAGTTAACCGCTTTTACGTCAATACCTTCGCCAAACTTACGTTTCATTGCTGTACGTTTGGTTCGGTCGATCACATCTCCTGCCAACTGACCACAAGCGGCATCAATATCATCACCACGAGTTTTGCGTACAATCACCGTAAAACCGTATTCCATTAATGTTTTTTGGAAACGATCGACACGGCTATTTGAGCTTTTACCATAAGGCGCTTCTGGGAACGGGTTCCATGGGATCAAATTAATTTTACATGGGGTATTCTTTAATACTTTGGCTAATTGATGCGCATGCTCTGTGCCATCATTCACATGATCTAATAACACATATTCAATAGTCACTTTACCATGGTTAGCATTTGATACTTCTAAGTATCTATGCACCGAATCCATCAACATCTTGATGTTATATTTTTTATTGATCGGCATAATTTCATCGCGCAACTCATCGTTCGGTGCGTGAAGTGAAATCGCTAATGCCACATCAATCTTATCACGTAACATATCGAGTGCTGGCACGACACCAGAAGTAGATAACGTCACGCGTCTTTTCGATAACCCATACGCGAAATCATCCAGCATAATTTCCATCGCGGGTACAACATTGGCCACATTTAGTAATGGCTCACCCATGCCCATCATCACCACATTGGTAATCGGACGAACACCCGTCACACCAAAATTACCGATAATTTTTGATGCACGCCAAACCTGCCCAATAATTTCAGACACCGTTAAATTACGGTTAAAGCCTTGCTGTGCTGTCGAACAAAAAGTACAAGCTAACGCACAGCCTACTTGAGAAGAGACACAAAGCGTTGCGCGATCTGCTTCAGGAATATAGACCGTTTCAACTTGCTGTTCACCTACCTGCATCGCCCATTTAATGGTACCATCCGCAGAGCGTTGCTCAACCGCCACTTCTGGCGCTTTAATTTCCGCGACCGCTTTTAATTTTTCTCGTAATTTTTTATTAATATTGGTCATATTGTCGAAGTTATCTTCGCCAAAATGATAAATCCATTTCACTAATTGATCCGCACGAAATGGTTTCTCGCCTAATTCAGCAAAAAACTCACGCATCTGCTGACGCGTTAAATCCATTAAGTTAATCTTTTTTGTATTCGTTTCGGATAAAAGGGGTTGTTCTAACATAAAGCCTCGTTATTACACATTACGGCGATGATGTTACTCAGAATTGAGCAACAAAAAATTCGCATATTAAAAATGAGCCGAGATTTTACAGATTTACCGACAGATAAGCTAGCAGATTTAAAAAACAACGAAAATTTTGACCGCACTTATTTGCGATCCGCATCGCAAAAATCAAAAAAACAAAAGAAAAAAGTGCGGTTAAAAAACTTCGAATTTTTTATCTTTCATACATCCCAAACCCCTACAAAAACTGATAGAATGTGCACTTCGTTTTATTCTCTGAGTTAGCTATATTGAAGATATGTTAAAAAAAGTTCTTTCTGTATTGTGTTTAGTACCCGCAGTCGCAACGGCACAATCTTATATCGTATATGATTTCACCCATGATCGCGTGCTCGAAAGTAGCTCACCTAATCATGTGCAACCTATCGCATCTGTCACCAAATTAATGACGGCGAATGTGTTTCTTGAAAATAATCGAAACACAAACTGTACAGCCTCAATTACAGACGATGATTTCGATTACATCAAAGGCACTCATACAAAATTACCTAAATATACGCCAATTTCTTGTAATGAATTGTTAAAAGCAATGCTCGTTCATTCTGATAACTATGCTGCCCATGCACTTTCTCGCTCTGCGGGCATGAGTCGTTTGCAATTTATTCAAAAAATGAATGAGAAAGCGAGAGAATTAGGTATGCGCTCTACCCGCTTTTCAGATAGCTCAGGTTTATCTGACAGTAACATTTCAAGTGTGATGGATCTGGTTAAATTGGCTAAATACTCTCTTAACAAAGCACAAATCAAAAACATCTCGAATATGCCAAGTGCTTTCATTCAAGCAGGCGGACGCAGTGTTTTTGTTAAAAACACCAATAAATTAGTGCGTGAAGAAGTGTTTGATGCGGCAATTAATAAAACTGGTTACATTCGCGAATCTGGCTATAATTTAGTCTTTGTGAATAAAAATCCATGTAATCGCGCGACCATTGGGGTGATCAGTTTAAATAACCATTCATCTGCGTTTCGTACTAACTTTACTAAAGGAAAATTGGAACAATACGGTTGTATCGCAGGGCGTAGCATGCACAACTTTACTGTTGATGAAGCCCAATATGAAGAAGGCTATGATGAAGCGGGTATGGATCGCCTAATTCAACAAGTTGGTGGTTAATCATTTCAAAAAGAGCGGTCAATTTTGCACAAAATTTTCCGCTTTTTAATTTTAATCACCTATCGATTTGATAATTATTTTCATTTAAAAAGCTTGTAAAAAATGATATTATTATGCAGAATGCTAATTCATCATTATTTTTAAGGAAATCTCATGAAACATTTATTTAAAAGCCTATCTGTTATCGCTCTAGGTTTAGCAGCTTTACAAGCCGAAGCGAAATTTAAAGTGGTGACCACATTTACGGTTATTCAGGATATCGCACAAAATGTTGCGGGCGATGCCGCGACGGTGGAATCTATCACCAAACCTGGTGCAGAAATTCACGAGTATGAACCGACCCCTAAAGATATTGTAAAAGCTCAATCTGCTGATTTAATTTTATGGAACGGATTAAATTTAGAGCGTTGGTTTGAGCGTTTCTTCCAAAATATCAAAGATAAACCAGCCGTTGTGGTAACCGAAGGCGTCACGCCACTTTCTATTTATGAAGGCCCTTATAAAGATGCCCCTAACCCACACGCTTGGATGTCGCCATCTAATGCGTTGATTTATGTCGAAAATATCAAAAATGCATTAGTTAAATACGATCCGCAAAATGCTGATACTTATCAAAAAAATGCAGCGGCGTATGCAGAAAAAATCAAACAGCTCGATAAACCTTTACGTGAAAAACTCTCACAGATTCCTGCCGACCAACGTTGGTTAGTGACTAGTGAAGGCGCCTTTAGTTATTTAGCGAAAGATTACGATCTCAAAGAAGGCTATTTATGGCCAATTAACGCTGAACAACAAGGTACGCCTCAACAAGTGCGTAAACTTATCGATTTAGTGAAAAAAAATCACATTCCAGTGGTATTTAGTGAAAGTACCGTGTCAGCCAAACCTGCTCAACAGGTAGCGAAAGAAAGCGGTGCTAAGTACGGCGGCGTACTTTATGTCGATTCCCTTTCTGCTGCTGATGGCCCTGTACCAACTTATATTGACTTACTGAATGTCACTGTATCCACCATAGTCAAAGGATTTGAAAAATAATGACTGAACTGTCCGCTTCTATTTCCGTTAATGACGTAACCGTGCGTTACAACAACGGGCACACTGCAATTTATGATGTTACCTTTGCATTACAAGGGGGAACCATCTGTGCTCTTGTCGGCGTAAATGGGAGCGGAAAATCAACGCTATTCAAAAGCATCATGGGCTTAATTAAACCACAACAAGGCAATATTTCGCTTTGTGGTTTGCCAATTAATCGAGCTTTGAAACAAAATTTGGTTGCCTATGTGCCGCAAGCGGAAGAAGTCGATTGGCAATTTCCAGTCTCCGTTTATGATGTTGTCATGATGGGACGCTACGGCTACATGAATTTTCTACGTATTCCAAAGGCTGAAGACAAACAAAAAGTGCTCGAAGCGATGCAACGGGTAAACATCGAGCATTTAGCTGAACGACAAATCGGCGAGCTTTCTGGTGGACAGAAAAAACGCGTATTTTTGGCTCGAGCATTAGCACAGCAAAGTAAGATTATCTTACTCGATGAGCCTTTTACGGGTGTGGATGTTAAAACTGAAAATGCGATTGTGGAACTCCTTCGCCAATTACGTGCTGAAGGCCATTTAATTTTAGTCTCTACCCACAATTTAGGCTCTGTACCAGACTTCTGTGACCAAGTGGTGATGATTAACCGTACTGTGATTGCAGCCGGTAAAACGGAAGATACATTTAATCAGCATAATTTGGAAAAAGTCTTTGGTGGTGTATTACGACACATCAAATTATTAGGTGAAGATCTGCATAATGATGAAGATAAACGTGCGGTAACCGTTCTCACAGATGATGAACGTCCCGTTGTCTTCTATGGCGAAACCAAAAATGATCCGCCTGCAACGGCTGTTAAATCCTGTCGTCTGCCTCCGTCTGACAAGGAATAAGTCATGCTTGAATATTTACTGGAACCTTTCTCCTATGAATATATGCAAAAAGCCATGTGGATAAGTGCCACAGTTGGTGGCATTTGTGCCTTTCTTTCTGCCTATTTAATGTTGAAAGGTTGGTCATTAATTGGCGACGCGCTCTCTCATTCCGTGGTTCCGGGTGTGGCGATAGCTTATGCCTTTTCACTCCCCTATGCTTTAGGTGCTTTTTTTGCCGGCATTTTGGCCGCACTTTCCATTTTATGGATCAAATCCATTTCTAAACTCAAAGAAGATGCCGTTATCGGCTTTATTTTTAGTACCTTTTTTGCCTTAGGTTTACTGATCATTTCCTTGAATCCGACCTCGATAAATGTGCAAAACATCATTCTCGGCAATATCCTCGGGATTGCTGATGAAGATATTTATCAAGTAGCCATTATTATGTTGATTTGCTTGGTCTTATTGCTTATTTTTTGGAAGGATCTATTGCTGATTTTCTTTGATGAAACGCAAGCAATTACAGTTGGACTTTCACCACTGTTTTACAAAGTTCTCTTTTTTACACTCTTGAGTGCTTGTGTCGTTGCGGCATTACAAACTGTCGGGGCGATTTTAGTGATTGCGATGGTAATAACACCAGGCGCAACCGCCTATTTACTTACTGACAAGTTCAAAACGCTGATCAAAATTGCCGTAGCATTAGGCGGAATCACTGGTTTCGTCGGTGTTTATTTAAGCTATTATCTGGATGGTGCAACAGGTGGTGTCATCGTAACATTACAAACATTGTTATTTTTATTGGCTTTTCTATTCTCGCCTAAATACGGATTAATCAGTCAAAAACGGCGTAAGGTGGTGGATTATGACTGAGATGTTCGCCATTTTCGTTGAGCCATTTCAATTTGCCTTTATGCAAAATGCGCTACTCACCGCATTAGTAGTTGCGGTTATTTGTGCACTACTCTCCTGCTATTTGGTCTTGAAAGGGTGGTCATTAATGGGTGATGCCATTTCTCATGCTGTCCTACCTGGCATTGTCTTAGCTTTTCTAGCGGGTATTCCATTAGTGATTGGTGCCTTTGTCTCTGGAATTGCCTGTGCCTTAGGTGTCGGTTATTTAAAAGAAAACAGCCGTATCAAAGAAGATACCG
This genomic window contains:
- the sodA gene encoding superoxide dismutase [Mn], encoding MSYTLPELGYAYDALEPHFDAQTMEIHHTKHHQAYVNNANAVLETLPAEFSEMCSGQLISQLDKIPAEKRTALRNNAGGHSNHSLFWKSLKKGTTLQGDLKAAIERDFGSVENFKAEFEKAAATRFGSGWAWLVINQGKLSVVSTANQDSPLMGKEIAGCEGFPLLGLDVWEHAYYLKFQNRRPDYIKEFWNVVNWDFVAERFAKKLADCECAAK
- a CDS encoding methyltransferase family protein, encoding MIQKPIVPPPIIFIGCALIMAYLPNPYPLEINVLTVYLIISVSSAIAFFSLWQFYKSKANINPIHLEKSNVFVVNGIYRFSRNPMYLSLAGLLVAWALYLQSAVSFLGVFLFIYLITQWQIKSEEYWLEKKFGESYLAYKKKVRRWI
- a CDS encoding YfgM family protein; amino-acid sequence: MAYTIEEEQELNQLKEWWKDNGKTIIAAFILGVGGMLGWRYWQSYQANQIMQASAEYDALVYTANKDAAAQQAKVAEFVKAHDKTSYAVFSLLDEAKGFVAKQDYASAENSLKQAIAQSQDDILTSLAALRLSAVQFQQGQFDAALASLNQVKSQGFSARKDLLAGDIQVAKGDVNGAKASFENAQKSGNPLEKQMAQMKLNNL
- the hisS gene encoding histidine--tRNA ligase, producing MAKNIQAIRGMNDCSPTESPLWQWIEGQVRQILSSYGYSEVRMPIVESTPLFARAIGEVTDVVSKEMYTFWDNDEQLTLRPEGTAGCVRAAIEHGWIYNNEQRLWYMGPMFRHERPQKGRYRQFHQAGVEVFGIATPEIDAELIILTARLWKALGIDQHVSLQLNSIGSLEARANYRSALVAFLENHQDLMSEEEKERLVKNPLRILDTKNQALQDVLDGAPKLLDYLDDESREHFAQLCGLLDAVGIQYEINPKLVRGLDYYNKTVFEWVTSALGAQGTVCGGGRYDGLVEQLGGHATSGVGFAMGLERLVLLVQEVNKSIPVKSAVDIYVVYQGEGTTLAAFQLAEKLRSELPHLSTMLHCSGGNFKKQFKRADKSGATLALVLGESEVQNNQVVVKHLLGAADQQTVDVDNLIEHVKAQF
- the ispG gene encoding flavodoxin-dependent (E)-4-hydroxy-3-methylbut-2-enyl-diphosphate synthase: MSAVKPTIKRRESTKIYVGNVPIGGDAPIAVQSMTNTRTTDVEATVAQIKSLERVGADIVRVSVPTMDAAEAFKIIKQQVNVPLVADIHFDYRIALKVAEYGVDCLRINPGNIGREDRIRAVVDCARDKNIPIRIGVNAGSLEKDIQEKFGEPTPEALLESALRHVEILDRLNFDQFKVSVKASDVFLAVESYRLLAKAIKQPLHLGITEAGGARAGSVKSAIGLGMLLAEGIGDTLRVSLAADPVEEIKVGFDILKSLRIRSRGINFIACPTCSRQEFDVIGTVNALEQRLEDIITPMDVSIIGCVVNGPGEALVSDLGVTGGNKKSGYYLDGERQKERFDNDAIIDQLEAKIRAKVAQQDPKNRII
- a CDS encoding RodZ family helix-turn-helix domain-containing protein — encoded protein: MNTIVEPIEISFGDKLRKTRESLNLSLEDVAKATSLRPNILEKLENNEFVQKNVPATFLKGYLRSYTKFLRIPESEWANLDFGEVPKNDLDKNMRTMRSVNQYAPHGRWVGLLTSLVLLIVVGMTALWWWQNYQKSNEERDNLVQTYVEKEKTAEVPVTHLNEIPVVVNSHPTVSTNKTASVTEATNNAVVEPVVSTTQENQAKTVNADVSTAATSAPTVEQAQAAVVEQTLPNTEPTTEKTIPDIQSAVENPAISEAQTTAKGDLVIEITKNSSWISVKDQNRKVLAQKEYKQGENLTFNGDKYALIIGAPGNVRITYKGEAYPLTVDGRVAKFKLPKP
- the pilW gene encoding type IV pilus biogenesis/stability protein PilW — protein: MKLIPINILSAVIFPFVFSACVSQSSVDFNKQQAAKARVELALGYLQQEDFVQAKLNLDKAFEHDERYYLVHSALAHFYQLQGDTEKAKQAYLLAIKLDDKQGDVYNNFGAFLCGQGEFEQAYSQFNAALAAPNYYHQADTYENMALCAFAGKQTDAYQQALEKLRQVDPSRAEKLRSLK
- a CDS encoding bifunctional tRNA (adenosine(37)-C2)-methyltransferase TrmG/ribosomal RNA large subunit methyltransferase RlmN, whose protein sequence is MLEQPLLSETNTKKINLMDLTRQQMREFFAELGEKPFRADQLVKWIYHFGEDNFDNMTNINKKLREKLKAVAEIKAPEVAVEQRSADGTIKWAMQVGEQQVETVYIPEADRATLCVSSQVGCALACTFCSTAQQGFNRNLTVSEIIGQVWRASKIIGNFGVTGVRPITNVVMMGMGEPLLNVANVVPAMEIMLDDFAYGLSKRRVTLSTSGVVPALDMLRDKIDVALAISLHAPNDELRDEIMPINKKYNIKMLMDSVHRYLEVSNANHGKVTIEYVLLDHVNDGTEHAHQLAKVLKNTPCKINLIPWNPFPEAPYGKSSNSRVDRFQKTLMEYGFTVIVRKTRGDDIDAACGQLAGDVIDRTKRTAMKRKFGEGIDVKAVN
- a CDS encoding D-alanyl-D-alanine carboxypeptidase family protein, whose translation is MLKKVLSVLCLVPAVATAQSYIVYDFTHDRVLESSSPNHVQPIASVTKLMTANVFLENNRNTNCTASITDDDFDYIKGTHTKLPKYTPISCNELLKAMLVHSDNYAAHALSRSAGMSRLQFIQKMNEKARELGMRSTRFSDSSGLSDSNISSVMDLVKLAKYSLNKAQIKNISNMPSAFIQAGGRSVFVKNTNKLVREEVFDAAINKTGYIRESGYNLVFVNKNPCNRATIGVISLNNHSSAFRTNFTKGKLEQYGCIAGRSMHNFTVDEAQYEEGYDEAGMDRLIQQVGG
- a CDS encoding metal ABC transporter substrate-binding protein → MKHLFKSLSVIALGLAALQAEAKFKVVTTFTVIQDIAQNVAGDAATVESITKPGAEIHEYEPTPKDIVKAQSADLILWNGLNLERWFERFFQNIKDKPAVVVTEGVTPLSIYEGPYKDAPNPHAWMSPSNALIYVENIKNALVKYDPQNADTYQKNAAAYAEKIKQLDKPLREKLSQIPADQRWLVTSEGAFSYLAKDYDLKEGYLWPINAEQQGTPQQVRKLIDLVKKNHIPVVFSESTVSAKPAQQVAKESGAKYGGVLYVDSLSAADGPVPTYIDLLNVTVSTIVKGFEK
- a CDS encoding manganese/iron ABC transporter ATP-binding protein; translated protein: MTELSASISVNDVTVRYNNGHTAIYDVTFALQGGTICALVGVNGSGKSTLFKSIMGLIKPQQGNISLCGLPINRALKQNLVAYVPQAEEVDWQFPVSVYDVVMMGRYGYMNFLRIPKAEDKQKVLEAMQRVNIEHLAERQIGELSGGQKKRVFLARALAQQSKIILLDEPFTGVDVKTENAIVELLRQLRAEGHLILVSTHNLGSVPDFCDQVVMINRTVIAAGKTEDTFNQHNLEKVFGGVLRHIKLLGEDLHNDEDKRAVTVLTDDERPVVFYGETKNDPPATAVKSCRLPPSDKE
- a CDS encoding metal ABC transporter permease; amino-acid sequence: MLEYLLEPFSYEYMQKAMWISATVGGICAFLSAYLMLKGWSLIGDALSHSVVPGVAIAYAFSLPYALGAFFAGILAALSILWIKSISKLKEDAVIGFIFSTFFALGLLIISLNPTSINVQNIILGNILGIADEDIYQVAIIMLICLVLLLIFWKDLLLIFFDETQAITVGLSPLFYKVLFFTLLSACVVAALQTVGAILVIAMVITPGATAYLLTDKFKTLIKIAVALGGITGFVGVYLSYYLDGATGGVIVTLQTLLFLLAFLFSPKYGLISQKRRKVVDYD